The genomic interval aaatcgGTGTTGTGGGGGCTCGAACGTGTATATgggatttataattttatacccCAACCATTAGGCTATTCAGACATCCTACACATatgttacaaaataaaatatatgaattatattaatcgaagtcggagttggagtcggagttggtACTGCGAAGTCTTGTTCAACTCCAAACTCTGGCTATTTTTTGCCTTCcaacttcgactccgactctgaactCAGAATTCTCCAACTCCGTCGAAGCGGATGTCGGCTAGAGTCAAAGTGGTCAGAGTTTTTGCCCACCTCTACTGCCAATGCGATTTTTTCATCCTGGTCATCCGTCGTCATCCACTCCTTATTGAATTTAGACAGGTATGCCTTCAAGCTTTTGTCCTCCCTTTGTTTGATAGTCAGAAGGTACGCTACTGGGCACCTTCTCCTCTTGCTGGTCATGAACTGTGTGAGGAACAGGCAAGCCAGTTCTTCGAAGCTGTCCACTGATTTGGGAACCAACGACCTGAACCACACCTTCATACATTTCTATGTGAGCCTTGAAGGTTTCCAGGTGGTTAAGGGGGTCCCTGGTCCCATCGTACATTTCCATTTGAGGGCCAAAAGCATTCCCTCCATTCTAGATCTGTATAGTCACATAATGCTATACAATACTTAgggtaataaattaaaatggattGCCTATATTTTTCGCAAGCTATgtatagttaaagaagtgactattagctaaagttgtatatttaaaaaaaaaaaatcttaatgattaaggatgttaaaaaaatatttaaaaataaaaataaaaataaaaataaaaattttaaatacattatGAAGAAGTAAATGAGTAGCAGGAAGTAGTAAACCTATTATTATTCTATAACACGGAGggaaaaaatattctttatattcaatgataaatttagattaaaaagaaagaaatcacaCCTAGCTAGTTACACCATACGTAAAACCAACAATTAATATAGTCATGCTGCTGGTTAATGATCCGGTTAtgttcaaaataataaaataaaaatagaagactAATTCCAAGATTCTCATGCCGACAGAGCTCAAAAACCAGACAAGCATTTGTTCCTAACCCAAATTAATAGAGGAATGGGTTTAAACAGGGCAAGCAGAAAACAACATTAACAAAGTCTCTACGCATAAAACACAtaatcttccattttctttgctTCCACACAACCGTTCTTCCTCTTGCAAAACAATAtaccataaaataaagaatGCTTTCGCATGCAGTACAGGAGCCAATCAAACGATGGATTAATGGTAGGCATCACATCGTAAACAAGTTGATCATAGGGCACACATTATACCATTAATCTAAGGGTGacaatttctaataatattattagattgCTTCGCCACTTTAACCCAAATTATAGATTGCTTCGCCCCTACTATTATTATTCTTGGTTTACATATATGGCTGCCGGCATCCATTTGTTTGTATTTGTAGtctattataatttattctaaCTGAAGAAGCTTCCTCTTCTTTCCCTGTACGCGACGCACAAGCGTTCTTTAGCATAAGATTGATTCAGATCAAAGTTGTTTAGTCCTCTGAGAGTTGCATTTTTTGTTAGGCATGGCTCCAGCTGCTGCAGGAGAGAGGACATTGAAGGAGACACCAACATGGGCTGTTGCCCTTGTTTGTGCCGTTTTCGTGATCATTTCAATTCTTATTGAACAGGGGATTCATTCTCTTGGAAAGGTAAGACTTTTATGCTTGTGTAGTTATGCAACTATATACTTAAAAGGTTTTCTGTCCAGTTTTAGCTGATTGACGGCCAGCATAAACACTAGTACAACGTTTTTAGATCGATGCTGACTGACACTGTTATGATGAAACATTCGTGACATGCAGTGGTTTCAGAAGCGCCACAAGAAGGCCATGAGTGAGGCTTTAGAGAAGATTAAGGCTGGTAATTAAATCATTTGTAATCTAATCGTGTTGATGATTGAAAAtatatacttaaataaaagttaattattttgatctttttattaCGAATTGGATGCAGAGTTGATGCTACTAGGCTTCATATCTCTGCTAATAACGTTTGGGCAACAGCACATTGCGAAGATATGTATCCCTGAGAAAGCGGGCAACATCATGCTTCCATGTAAAAAGGAGTACTACCCCGAGGAAGAAGATAACGAAAAAGAAGAGAATGGTGATGGTGACAGGAGAAAGCTATTGGGGTATGCCGGAGATGTTGTATGGCGGCGGGTACTTGCCCCAGCCGGTGGTGGAAGTGATCACTGTTCCGAACATGTTAGTGAAATATGTATACGAATTtcattctaattatatatagtactagtactacttcaAGATCAGGCAGACAGGTCttaattatctttatatataaataatatatatatatatatatatatatatatatatacacatatatatgatcttGTTTGTGGATTTCAGAACAAAGTAGCGTTGATCTCACAGTCCGGGGTACACCAACTCCACATCTTCATATTTGTGCTTGCGGTCTTTCATGTTCTCTATAGTGTTATTACCATGGCTCTGGCAAAGGCCAAAGTACGTTGCTGCTCTGATCTGATTCTAATTTCTACAACGCATATGCAAGAAGATTAATtcacttccatttttttttatttttcctacaaaAAGGCCGGGGATGGAGCATTAATAaccaatattttcaaaatacaaatgATCTATCACTACTTCATGTACATGCAGGTGAAGAAATGGAAAGCGTGGGAACAGGAGACCACATCTCTGGAATATCAATTTACCAATGGTAATGATCATTCTTAGGAAAAATATTGAATcagttgttttattatttatttatttgaagtgGTTGATGAGTTGGTGTGTTGTTGTTCGTAGATCCCTCTAGATTTAGGTTTGCTCGTCAAACCTCTTTTGTTCGGCGGCATAGCGGCTTCTCAACAACACCTGGTATCAGATGGATTGTAAGATGTATTcttctaaaatttcattaatgatACATACATATTTTTGAAGAATACCTTACCACTCTTCTACTATCTTTCttctactcttttttattttttaatttattttttaatttttttacttaataattaaagaaatgattattagtgaaattttatattttttttaataattaaaaatgttaaaaaaaagcaaatatactaaaaataataaagatgtgataaaagaattgtaagtctgtcattatctatttttaaaataagccGTACGTACGTTTCGTGTACTGTACACCTAACCGAGATGAATGGTTTATTAATGCTTTTCTCAGGTGGCATTTTTTAGGCAATTCTTTCGTTCCGTAACGAAGGTTGACTATCTGACCATGCGTCACGGATTTATCAACGTAAGTGGCCATCATTTTGATCTGTCATGAGCATCACCGGTGCCTGGCCTGGCCTCCCCTCCTCCGGCCTCTTCCCTTTTCcccaattaattaatgatcatcACTATTTTGCTAATTCCTTCCTTGtttaattattcattatataagacgaaaatatttatgtattacATCATGAACTTGATTACTTTGGCAGGCCCACCTCGCACCAAATAGCAAATTTAACTTTCATAAGTACATCAAGAGATCAatggaagatgattttaaagTGGTCGTCGGTAttaggtacgtacgtactactctctctctctctctctctcgatcatctctctctctgcgtgTGTCCTGGCTGACTCATCATATGATCATCATGTgtgtatattatttatgtttgtgcttatactatatatatatatagcctaaCAATGGATATATGTATATTGATATTGCAGTTTACCATTATGGATATGCTGTATCCTCTTTCAGCTCTTAAACGTGTATAGTAAGACATCTATCTCTCCCGGCCCCTATGTATCTAGCTAATTAATTCCTTTCCTCCATATATGCAACTTTCAGTACGTACTGACCAAAAGCttttatatatcatgcatgtacATATGAACAGAATGGTACACGCTTTCGGTGATATCATTCATACCGCTGGTGGTAAGACATTCCAACACGCTGCCTTTAATTTGTTCTTTTCAAAGCtttgtataattaataaatatacatatatacatgcattatatatatagatatacacacACATTACATACACGacaaattaatttgtaaaatttgatgattAAGGATGcatgatctagctagctagcagagAAAATATAAcgtctttaattaattattggttGAGTGGTAATATCGATCGACCGTCAGTTAAATCGTGGACGTACGTACTGATCATGCATGTCATGTGACCTGGCAGATACTTCTAATGGTTGGAACAAAGCTTGAAGTTATAATCATGGAAATGGCTCAAGAAATACAAGATCGAACAACTGTGGTGAAAGGAGCTCCCGTGGTAGAGCCTAGTAACAAATTTTTCTGGTTCAATCGACCCGACTGGATTCTTTTCTTGATACATTTTACCTTGTTTCAGGTACGTACCTCTAGCTAGCTGtcatacataaaaaataatttaatttgactAAGTAACCAAACCAAATTGTAATTGTAATTAACTTGAATCCATCCGGCCATGacccatatatatatgctgaacAAATAAAGTcaacaatatataaattatatataaggtGAAGTATAGATTTGAGCATAAATTAAAACAAGGGAATCGCGAAATTAAGTGGTTATATCATAATATAACACGTAGTAGTGCATGCAAATGTCGTATGTACCCATGCAATAATATCAGCTATACGTACAATGTATcgattcaaaattttaagagtatttttctaaattctagGATTTAGATTGAGAAAGATCAGATAGATACATGAAGAAATAagttctataatatttattaggCATTTAACTATGATGTCCGATAAGCTCATAAATTAAGGCAATTAAATAAAGTTTTAAGTAaagttattttcaaaaaaacaaaatcttaaagtttaaataaaattcGAGGAGATCGAAATCTACAATCTATGTATAATATAAACGCAAAATAGTTAcattttcagatttcatttTTGGTAATTTTCCTCGATGCCCCTAGACGTACTAATTAGATCATTTaagattttgtataatttctagaTTTAGAAATAACGTCATGCATGTGGTACGAAAAAATCAGAAAGAAAaccctcttttaatttttccaaaGGTAATTAACCAAAACCATATTACCGTCTGTCACATTTTTCCATGTGACagcttaaataaaataaactatttttttaaataataaattaaaaaaataatggttttATATCTAAGAATTAATTCTTAATAAAAGGGGGAGAACGCCGGCCATCCCTCGGTACGTGGTTGCCACAATAGGTGCAGgctgtttcttttgtttttttttttttttttttttgtttttaataaacagttataatattttttaatattaaaattagattattattttataaaataacttatctttaaaaaaacatttaaatatacaCGACAACTTATAAAACTATGGCGATCATGTCTTCGGTTAGTCATGTTAATTATAATGATGGATGAAAagttaagatatatatatatatatatatttaaaaaaaaaaaagaaatatctcATACCTAATTATTAGAAGGTATTGATTCtaaaaatttctatatataggATCTTAAATCTAAGTACTCTAGAATTGGAGGCGTTAATTAACCAAAATTTCGTtaattttcttcatatatatatatatatataaaaaaaaaagacattacaAACGCTCTGTCTAATTATCCTAAGCATGCAGCAGCTTGGGTCATGTGTTGTTACGATAATATTTCAATTCGAGCTAACTGACTATTTTGCTTTTCAATTTACAGAATGCGTTCCAAATGGCTTATTTTCTGTGGATTTGGGTAAGTGCAACTATTATAAGTTCCTAATCCCGACGTGCAttaattgcatatatattatatacatatatatatatatataatatctttaaaatcaacataaatcctcttatatatatatattaaattaattaattaaaaaatattaatgtcatTGCAGTACGAGTTCAAGTTGACGTCTTGCTTCCATGAAAATTTGGCAGAAGTCTTGATAAGGGTTTTCCTTGGTGTAGCCCTTCTGGTATTATGTAGCTATATCACCTTCCCTCTCTATGCCTTGGTGACTCAAGTGAGtagttctaacttctaattagctgaatatgtaattaattactAACGGAAATCAAgctgaggctatatatataacagtatTGGAATAATATTTGCAGATGGGATCTCACATGAAAAAGGCAATATTTGAAGAGCAAACAGCAAAAGCTCTAAAGAAATGGCAGAATGCtgcaagggagaggaagaagttGAGGAAGAATGGGGCAGATGTTTCCTCTACGTTCGTGAGTGGAGAAAATACTCCAAGTCATGGCTCATCACCCATACACTTACTCCACAAGTATAAAACCAATTCTGCGGACATTGAAAGTCCTGATCATCTCGGCTCTCCTAGGGCTTACCATTCTGAAACCGAACTCTCAGAGATTGAAGGTCCTACACGTCTTTCTAGTGACGATATTCATGAACCAAGAAGACATAACAATCCCGGAATAAATCATGTTAATGAAGCTCATAATTATGGTGATTTCTCTTTTGTTAAGCCCTGATCATATTTTAATGGTCTTAAGCTAATTAAGAAAATGGGAAGTAAATTCAACTTCCTGtataaacaagaacaaaaatgaaTAGCATAATCGAGtctttttgctttgttttgttttttgttgctTGCTCTGATCTTCAGATACATGAGCTTTAATTTATTTGCccaaataatcataataataaaaagtctCTAAGTTTGAagtctaattattaatataaggAAGAGATCACGAACGATTCATATGGAAAGGAAGTATCCAAGAAAAGGAAGTATCCAACAATGAGGATCATCTAGTTTTGTTAGCTAGTACATGATGgttcataaaatttttgaaacgaAGAAATTCTATTAGAAGTATTTTCCTTCTGTTTAGTTAGTTTAGTTGTGAACCAAGTTATATTAGTTCACTTAGTTAGTTTAGTTAGTTTTAAACTTATTTCTCCCGCCTCTTTTTTGGCTTGTATAAAAGAGCACACATGTACTCTGATTTGTGTTAATGCAAATTTACAGAACTTGCAAACCCCTTAGTTCAAAACTTATCATGGTATCAGAAGAAAATTTTCCTGTGTAAAcatggcttcttcttcttcgtctagTTCATCtgtttcatcatcttcttcttcttcttttcctatgGATTCTTCCGACCCGTATTACCTTCATCATGGTGATAGTCCACACTTGTTACTCAACCCCTTACAGGTGACAATTACAATACCTGGCTTCGTTCCATGCTCATGGCATTGACTGCCAAGAATAAAGTCTGCTTCATCGATGGCTCTATTCCATCTCCTTCAAAAACTTCTCCATTGTTTCAATCATGTACTCGATGTAATAATATGGTGCTTTCTTGGTTGCTTAATTCTCTTTCTAAAGAGATTGTTGCTAGTGCCATTTATGTCGATTCTACCATGGAGATGTGGTCTGATCTCAAAGAGAGGTTTTCTCAAGGCAATGATCCTCGGATGTTTCAATTACAAAAGTCCATTGCATCTCTTACACATGATGATCTTTCTGTTAGTTCATATTTTACTCAGATGAAAGGCCTTTGGGATGAATTGATAAATTATTGTCCTCTGCCTATTTGTTCTTGTGGTGGTTTATATTCCTTGCAAGTTATGCATCAACAGGAGTATGTCATGCGTTTTTTTATGGGATTaaatgatttctattcacatgTTAGAGGTCAGATCCTTTGCCTCCTATCAACAAAGTTTTTTCTGTGGTCCTTCAAGAAGAACGACAGTGTGATATTGGATCTGTTTTAGTTCCAAGCATACCTTTTGCTGCCTTTTCTTCCTCTACTAAACCCAAACAAGTCCTCGATGTTTAATTATGGAACCAATTGAAGTTCTCATGCAAGGAGTCGCGTACCCCATACAGGAGAGAAAGATCAGGTTAAAGGACAAGAATTCTCATTATGTCAATCGTGTTATATATGCGCGTTTATAAAGTTGTCACCATCTATGAGCTGAGTGGCTAAATTAAAATTACGTTAGAACCAAGAAAAAAGATGATTAGTATGAATGCTAGCTACATTAATGACTAGTAAATCTGATATTTCTGAGGGCtcggataatttttttaatgaggaAGGGATTTTTACTACCTTTGTTGCCTCCCATGCTAGCTAGTGAACATGAGTCTAGTGAGGATACTACTTTTTTGCATGAGTCATATATATGTAATCTATGGATGATTTTGAGGTAGACGATCATGTGTTcatataaatagaaatgatttaatctatatttttttatgattaatttaaactttttggataagtgatgatttcacataaTACCAGAGTAGAGATTCTGAGTTTGAACTCTAACTCTAAActttatctattaattaaatattttacgtgttgAGTTCAATTATTAAGGGAGGTCGATCTGGTCCACAAATAAGAGGAGTGTTAAGATAAATAGTGATTTCACAGCATGATCTTCAGTGACTTGTAACAATTTCTTTGAGCAattcatcaaattgaaaaagttgaataaaaatactttaaaaactCAATGGCactaaacttgaaaaaaaagacTCTTTGAGCAATTCATGTTGTTTGTAATGATTTGAACATGAATTTCATGGTTTTTAAGTTGCCCAATTTCTTAGTTGGTTGCTTCATTCGAAAGTAGGGGTGTTACCCGTCCATGCAGGGGCAAGGTCGACCCTTCCTCGCACCCCGCCCTCGCATGCCGGGGGCGGGGGGGTTTCACCCGCCCCTGTCCGCCCCACCCCCGCCCACTCCAATAGTGGCTATGGCCACAAAGCCAAAAAATTATTCTTGGGCTCAAAAGTGacaaaaaactaatttttgaacccaaattataaatttaaatttgtaaatatgaccataatttaaaaactaataacatagtttttaaatttattagtgTGTATTATGTGTAAATTAATGTAGCCTAATGTggcctttatataggaggccaaagCAATGGCTACGTTTGGGTTGTGAGGTGATCTTACATGATCTTTGAACAGTAGtgaaaaattgatgaaaaaaataatgataaaatattgaataatggtgaatagtagtaaacattagtgaaaaataaatgaaaagtaatgataaaatcttgaatagtagtgagatcaTTGGGTAGTGAGATCACaagttttatcattattttttcactactatttaatattttatcattacttttcaccactattcatagatcatctgagatcacct from Juglans microcarpa x Juglans regia isolate MS1-56 chromosome 4S, Jm3101_v1.0, whole genome shotgun sequence carries:
- the LOC121262232 gene encoding MLO protein homolog 1-like, which gives rise to MAPAAAGERTLKETPTWAVALVCAVFVIISILIEQGIHSLGKWFQKRHKKAMSEALEKIKAELMLLGFISLLITFGQQHIAKICIPEKAGNIMLPCKKEYYPEEEDNEKEENGDGDRRKLLGYAGDVVWRRVLAPAGGGSDHCSEHNKVALISQSGVHQLHIFIFVLAVFHVLYSVITMALAKAKVKKWKAWEQETTSLEYQFTNDPSRFRFARQTSFVRRHSGFSTTPGIRWIVAFFRQFFRSVTKVDYLTMRHGFINAHLAPNSKFNFHKYIKRSMEDDFKVVVGISLPLWICCILFQLLNVYKWYTLSVISFIPLVILLMVGTKLEVIIMEMAQEIQDRTTVVKGAPVVEPSNKFFWFNRPDWILFLIHFTLFQNAFQMAYFLWIWYEFKLTSCFHENLAEVLIRVFLGVALLVLCSYITFPLYALVTQMGSHMKKAIFEEQTAKALKKWQNAARERKKLRKNGADVSSTFVSGENTPSHGSSPIHLLHKYKTNSADIESPDHLGSPRAYHSETELSEIEGPTRLSSDDIHEPRRHNNPGINHVNEAHNYGDFSFVKP